ACATTTATAATGACACAGATAATGACATCTGACATGTCAAAGACATTTAAGgtcaaatttcaaagctttaggCTAAACATTGTCACTtcacaactttttttatttttattattattattatagttatttattttgacatatccacagttttcctgaaccACTGGGCGGTGATATGATTATTCTAatttcctttttttgtgtgtctggTCTTGAgacgcaatgtaaaaactacagaaataagtgatccagacagagaacaacaaccatttcaAGTCgagtcaagtcaagtggcttttattgtcatttcaaccatatacacagTGAAACGAAACAACGTTCCttcaggaccatggtgctacataaaacaacataaaaacaacataaaacaaacacagaactaaaagacctacacatttctacataaagtgcatgtgcaaatgtgtgaaaacagtacaagacggtacaataattgctgaaacaggataataggcacagtaagagacagtgcagcatcgaccagtacacagttctagtgtgaaagtgtcagatgAAACAGGTAGTGCAAAAAGATATTACAACATAATAGAAAAtgcagtaaatgtaaacataacatactatgacatAGTATTCAGCAGATAAGCTTTTACTAtatatggacatagcagttattgggGTAGCAGCCAGGTAGAAGTAACAAGAAATTAAGtacaatattttatgaatacagtagcagcaaaaaaattcgggtagataatacagaaatgtgcaaaattgcaaagggagtcggatggtgttcagttgagagtgtgtgtgttgtcagtccagtctctgagtgttgaggagtctgatggcttgggggaagaaactgttacacagtctggccgtgagggcccgaatgcttTGGTACCTTTTgccagatggcaggagggtgaagagtttgtgtgaggggtgcatggggtcatccacaatgctggtggctttgcggatgcagcgtgtcgtgtaaatgtctatgatggagggaagagagaccccgatgatcttctcagctgtcctcactatcttCTGCAGGGTCTTGCGATCTGAAACAGTGCAATTTCCAAACCAgacagtgatgcagctgctcaggatgctctcgatAGTCCCTCTGTGGAATGTGGTGAGGATCTGGGGTAGGAGATGAACTTTTCTCAGCCTTCACAGAAAGTAGAGatgctgctgggctttcttggttatggagctggtgttgagggaccaggtgaggttctccaCCAGATtaacaccaaggaatttggtgctcttgacaATCTCCACAGAGGAGCCATCGATGTTCAGCGGAGAGTGGTCTCTCCATGCTCTCCTGAAGTCAgcaaccatctcttttgttttgtccacattcaGAGACAAGTTGTTAGCTATGCACCAGTCTGTTAGCcgctgcacctcctctctgtatgctgactcgtcgttcttgctgatgagaccaCCACGGTCGTAGCATTGGCGAACTTGATGATGTGATTCGAGCTTAGCATTGCTGCACAGTCGTGAGTCAGCagagtgaacagcagtggactgagcacacagccctggggggcccCAGTGCTCAAAGTGGTGGAGATGCTTTCTTCGACCTGGGAGACAGGAcaggagagaagaaaaaaaaacaggcgagggaaaggccaacatggagctacagcgagagagggagaggagagagagtcgcgtggtcctcgatcactccacCACCCTCACAGGCGGACAACAGCCACTCCACCCAGGGCagaccggagtcaaacctccgacccccagtggacagaacgctCCTCCGCATTTCTGGCagcccgtggggacactcctctgcccctggcagagGCCCTACCGCTCCAGGCAGTCAGGGAGTCgattccctcctcccctcgcagacgGCGGGCTTCCCTCAACCCCTCCATGTTTCTGGCagccggcagggcactcctccgaccctggcagtggctccattGTTCCAGgaggtcggggagtccagtccctcctCGCCTTGCGGACAGCGACCGTTCCCCGCGTCTGGGCGGTCGGGCAACTCCGTCCCCCGACGGATGGCAGTGGTactcccctgggtggacagcagtgtcgaggactctgcgaagggcatccctcctccctcccgggtttcagcaccagtgtaaaggggttAGAGGGGAAGGAgaaggtgagaaccggcttgaaaatataaataatagtttaatactaaacttaaacaaaaacataaacccatacagggcagctgcctgtaattctctctctccctggaactgccatctccagtcgcctttatccctcgctcgcctcatcaggctgattggggtccgggcgtgcgtcattccagcccggccccaccctcctccgtgCTACAATCTCGAAGAATCTCTGATTGTATTGTTGTACTGTGCTGTTTAACAGTGAGTCATAAATATTAAAGCTGTTTCATAGGAGACGCCCACAGTTCTTCCTCCAGGAGGCGCTTGGGTGCTCTGAAAGCTGAAACCTCCTTTGAGCAGCATTCAAatcttcttcttgtttttttttttgtactggtgGTTCACATTGTTAGTGCATTATCTAATGGGGGGGGTGTTGCTTTCAATCAGACTTTAACTTTTAAGAAACTGTAATAGACTTTGCACTGTATTATTACATGTTCTACTGACTCCTTAACCCCACACCAGCTGCATAACCCTGTTGGAAGTTTTCCTATTAAATGCATTGTTGCATTTAACCCTGTTATGCCCCAATCTGAGTCTTGATATAATTCATTCTTCTTTCCTTCTTCCCCCTGATATCCTTCCTCTACCGACAAATGGTTGTACTGAATATAAATGTCTTCCCTTTTCCTCATTATCCCAATAGTATTgctacttttgcattattttctttttaattattgctTTAATTTCTGATCTACTATATTATATTTGCATGTCAGTGTCTTCTTTCATCATTGCTTTTTTTGTCAACTAGAGTCTGAACAAATGAGAGTATTAGTTGATCCTGTGTCATTTATCTTTTATATTGCAATCATAATTGCTAGTAATTCTCCTGTAAATACTGAAACATGATCTGATATCCTTCTTTCCTTCTGCTATTTTCAATTTTGGGGTGGTGTTAGCAATTCCCACCTGTTCTTTTCCTGGATCTTTAGATGCATCTGTATAAACTTGAGTAAGACAATCATATTTTGTCCAGATATACTCCTTTGTTATTTCTGCCTCTATTACTATCTGGTCATTTCCTTGCCTTGTGCCTAATAGGAATAAATCTACTTTAGGTTTTGGCATAATCCATAAAGGAGTTTGTAAAGTTAGaagaagcatttatttttttgtcacacattttacattttgaacatatacagtgaaattctttttttagcATATGCCAGCTTAActggtcagagcgcagggtcagccatgatacggcacccctggagcacatagggtcaagggccttgctcaagggcccaacagtggtatcttggtggtgctggggcttgaacccccgaccttcttgtcagtaacccagagcctcaactgctgagccaccactgccccttgaTGCAACTTTATACtcctttaatttaatttcttgTACTAAATCTTCAATAATCCAACCAAAGCTAGTTTTCTTTCCTTTTCCatgttttaccaagtttccctgctatctttgcctttgggacagcagggacaccaaggcgcactaccacaggcgggactggccacagcggaccaagttctctgtggggaggaacaacgtcaagtgggagccactggtggacccccggaaggtgctgatgccaccactgcacatcaaattgggccttatgaaacaatttgtcagagctctagataaggagacggcagccttcaagtacttcaagtcactacatcgacacaacgtcgagtgagtgacagatatggaacctAGTTTTACACGATCTGGCAAATCTTTACCTTCCAACTTTTGTCGCATAGACAAACTATCGACTCTGCTCCTTTCTCTGTTCATTTGCAAATGACTTGCTTCCATGATTTTCCCTCCTTCAAGATTCTTTTTTTAGTTCCTCCATTGGGAGTTATCCCAATGGGACCCCAGATATCACTCCATACACCCATGAATTTTGACCAACTATCTTATAGTTCATTACCATTTGCTTGCCCACCATTTTTtgatttattgctttatttttctgCTCTTCGTTATTGCATGTTATCATCAATCTGCCGTCCTGTAGTATTTTAGCAAATTTAATTTCACCTACTAGTTTCCTTAATTCATGAGTCAACGCCACTGGATTCATTCCTGCTTTACCATTTCTTCCTTTACATTTCAGTATTACCTGGTATTCCTTCCTATTCTTATCCCTTTCAATTTCCTCTCCCTCACTACCTATGGATGTTCCGATCCTTCCGCTTtcccttttttctcttttttgttttatattttcctgTCCTTCTTTCTACCTGTGTCCATCCTGCCTCCATTCCTCCTCATCTTCATTTGTGTCTTCCATTCCTCTTTTAGTCTATGATCCATTCCCAGTTCTATTTCCTCGAGATCTTATCATTTCAAGATAAATTTTAAGTTTTCTCCAACCTCACGCTCCTAACTCCTTCAACGCTGATTTCAGACCTGGGTTAGGTTGCaacagctgtgcgtaaggtctcacataAATTGGGactaaagttcacactaagggcttagtaactacttgtaactaagtcagtgcttaatttggttgcaccacctgtttttaatgcaagacttaactagtaggacGTAAGCTCTCCTTAACGTAATGCGTAGttacataatatgacgtttacctgtactgatccaataaacagccttcaaatttgtacacagaagtgttataaagctgtgaacttcaatttgatcttgttagggttgatgttcaaaccttgtttgctcacgtaactgtcagctgtaataaattatatacccattaaaatacgatatgtaataaaagtagatttgataaatagtatatttgccctgtgtaaataacaatatagaggaactgtatctaaaataaatgaggggtgataaataaatacatatacaacAGGCTagaaaaaatagacatttattcattttaatatcctatatatatattgaatgtgttgaagcttgacaccgggcgacgcaccctgaaaaccgCACCGTTAGAACGCTTTCATGCTGacgagccgcttaaaagtacgtttttttattattatttatttatttatttatttatttatttatttattttttgtcaaacaaATGAATTCTGCGCTTGCCCAGTattcaaatctaaaaaaaatgtcGTCTTATGGAAAATAGTTGCACACCAAAAGTATAATAATTGACATTTATTAATCACAGGGGTTAGTACTTGACACACACAAATGGACATCCACAGCAGCAGTCTCTATAAAACGAGTATATAAAATGGCTGTGTcacgtttggaaggatgcgtcctccggaggccgcctttgtcggccgcatacgtaatcgaggctgtctcgtttcattttttttatttttttttttctattgtcaatgccttttatgtatatgcgcttatatttatacaattgttaaccttttttgcattcccaataaaaaaataaaaaaaataaaaaaaagaaaacagcctcgatgacgtatgcggccgacaaaggcgacctccggaggacgcatccttccaaacgagacctGTGATTCGTGCATCGAGAGCAGCGCTGATTAATGTAGCTGGTACCATGTGACGTAATGCACAGCTTCAGTAGTGGTTATGAATAATATTTTACACGTGAATAATTACACTGATAATCTTTAATAGACTTTGAAATTGAAAATATACAGTGATAATTGAAAGCAGACGAATTATTATTTGAGCCCATCGTATCTGACCAAATTAGAGACCACTTTCGGACAACGAAGCCCCGCCCGTTCTTTTACTTCTTTGTAGTGCTGTTTGTCTTTCTACCCTCTTCTTCTATTTCTATGGATTGTACTTGCTTGAACAGTAATACAGATCTGGTTCGATATAAATAAAAAGTCGTTATTATTTGTTATTCCTCGCGTACGGGAGTTTATTTCGTTTCGTTATGAGATTGTGGTTCGCAGCAGTACAGTCGGAGCAGTATCGGTGACGAGCATCGAACAGGAACCCGTTCAAGACATTATTTCATTTTGAATGCTTGGAGGTGCAGTTCTGGTCCGGCCCAGACTGACTGGTTCAGTAAAGATGGGTTTCAAGTGGACTGTGTTGTTCTGGTTGCTGTGTTTGTTAATACTGGTTAACGGGAGCAAGAGGAGACACGCGCACTGTCCCATATTATGTACCTGCAGTAAAGATAACGCTTTATGTGCCAATACCGAATCAATACCGAGGAGCGTCCCACCCGATGTCATTTCACTGTGagcattaataatgataatagtcGCTGATAACAGTCTGATAAGTCGCTAAGCCTGTTCCTGTCTTcatttatgctgtttttgtttaaatgtttcagatcattcGTGAAGTCCGGCTTTAATGAAATCCCTAAAGAGAGTTTTATTCACACACCAGCCCTGCATCTCCTGTAAGGCTCCTCAACATTACGAGACAGTCATGTTTTCATATGGAGGGATGATCAAAATTGATGAAAACAAATAACACAGTTATGCCTagtcatattaacatttttacattctctATGAATTCTAAAAGTATTCATAATGTGATCACTTATAATCAGTTGTATGTTCtcataaataacatttatataataataataactctgtattataaagtgaaaattTATAATACAGTTGTCGCAAAAATATTCAACACTcaaaccacacttaaaaatgttaagAGTCTAATTTAAAACTGTCTTTGtattatgtaacaaaatataaatcaAAATGGCATTTATATTAAGAAAGCATAAGCACAGCTTTTAAactaaacatttctaaaattaaaataaaaaaattagtcaggtttcaaaatatatacagtataaaaataaatagatataggtatattattaagaataatatacagttgaagtcagaagtttacatgcaccgtagccaaatacatttaaattcagtttttcacaggtcctgacatttaatcatcgAAAACATCccatcactactttattttaagaatgtgaaatgttgccagggcctgggtagctcagtgagtattgaagctgactaccacccctggagtcgcaagttcaaatccagggcatgctgagtgactccagccaggtctcctaagcaaccaaattggcccagttgctagggagggtagagtcacatggggtaacctccttgtggtcgtgattagtggttctcgctctcaatggggcatgtggtaatttGTGTGTTGATCATGGAGTGtagaatgagcctccacatgcggggtctctgcggtgtcatgtgataagatgcgtggattgatggtttcagaagcagaggcaactgagtcttgtcctccgccacccagattgaggtgagtaaccgcgccacaacgaggacctactaagtagtgggaattgggcattccaaattgggagaaaaggggataacattttttttttttttaaatcagattgaggtcagggctttgtgatggccactccaataccttgacattgttgtccttaagccattttgccacaactttgggggtatgcttggggtctttgtccatttggaagacccatttgcaaccgagctttaacttaacagctgatgtcttgagatgttgcttcaatatatccacataattttccttcctcaccagtccctcctgtagcaaagcacccccacaacatgatgctgccatccccatgtttcacagttgggatggtgttcttcagcttacaagcctcaacctttttcctccaaacataacaatggtcattatggtcaaagtTCCATTTTCCAATttccagaggaaatttctccaaaaagtaagacctctgtgcccatgtgcacttgcaaactgtagtctggcttttttatggtggcttTGGAGCAGTTgcctcttccttgctgagcagcatttcaggttatgtcgatataggactcgttttacagtggatatagatactcgtctacctgtttcctccagcatcttcacaaggtcctctgctgttgttctgggattgatttgcacttttagcaccaaactatgttcatctctaagagacagaatgcatctccttcccgagcggtatgatggctgcgtggtccagtggtgtttatacttgcgtactgttgtttatacagatgaacgtggtatcttcaggcatttggaaattgctcccaaggatgaaatagacttgtggagatccaccatttttttttttttttttctgagatcttggctgatttcttttgattttgcaatgaagtcaagcaaagaggcactgagtttgaaggtaggccttaaaatgcatcctcaggtacaccttcaattgattccaattagcctatcagaagctaattggctaattgcctaaaggcttgacatcattttctggaattttccaaactgcttaaatgcacagttaacttagtgtatgtaaacttctgacccactggaattgtgatatagtcaattaaaaatgaaacaatctgtctgtaaacaatttttggaaagtGTCATGCaccaagtagatgtcctaaacgacttgccaaaactatagtttgctaatatgaaatctgtggagtggttaaaaaatgagttttaatgacttcaacctaagtgtatgtaaacttctgacttcaactgtatatgtctTGCTGCTCTGGTTTATCCTGCtctggcttcttttggaactattttcattggtggacctaaaataaaataaaaatgtctgagAACGCGCAAAAAACAGTGTAAGAAGCATTCAGAATCATTCTGTCACTTTGTTTAATTTCCTTTTTCCAATAtacttttccatgtttttttaattCCATGTTACCACAGTTCTACTCTAGCAACAACTTTAGTAACTATTGTACTGTGCCAGAAATGTTTTGTAAGGGAAATCAGTCACTTGAATGTTCAATCTAGTCAATGTTAAAGGCAGTAATGTAAAGCTTACTCATATTATAAGTCTCAATATATATTATTTCTCCTAGTCTTTTCACAGCAAACACATTTGACTCTATAAATGAAGATGCATTTCGTGGTCTTCCTCACCTGGAGtatctgtaagtgattttattagcTGTTAATTATTTCTGCGGCATGCAGACACTTTCACTGATCTGAttgactttgtttttttttattgttttttttaactaactTTGTGTTTTTCTCCAGGTTCATTGAAAACAACCAAATCAAGTCCATATCACCTTTTGCCTTCAGAGGACTCAAATCCTTAATTCACTTGTAAGGACTTCAGCATAATACGACTGGATTATATTGATTAAAACCATCCAGTGTGACAAATTTGCTTTGAGTATATGACATAATGTCCACAGTTTTAGGTTCTTTTCAGAGCAGGTGTAGTGAGTTTATTTAGATTGTAGTTTCatttcaagaaatacattttcacTGTTTATTGTCCTATCTAGTAGCCTACTAAGGAGCAAGTCAAtgcaataataatttataaagatAAAACTTTCTTTTGCTGAATTCATTTTTTCTTGAAAATATGTGATGTCATTCATTTTGCCCCAGCCTATGATGTAGAGCACATAGGCATATATTTGTAATTGAACTGCAGATGTCTCCTTACTGTTCTGAGAATTGGGAATACTGGGATAAACCACAGCGCTTGTTATCCTGAAAAAAAATGACGGGCCTTgagtgatgaaataaataaattcaaaggcACCTTTAACCCACTGTTAAAATCTTCTAATAGTGAATGTCCACCTGACTAACTAAAAGTTtctcttaattaaaaaaaaaaaacagactagaGAGATGTCTATATTGCACCcacttattaatatatatatatatatatatatatataaaaaaaaacacatttactttGTCATGTAACTGTCTGTATTTTTTCAGTTGATTAGCCTTTATTTCACTAATATTCAAAGATGCAATCAGCAAGCTTGATTCATTCTATATGAGTGCAGAGATTAGATATATTACATAGGTCTGGTTTATCTCTACTAATCAAGAGTataatttgtttctttaaaaatgttattgcaGAAGCCTGGCCTACAATAACCTGGAGACATTACCGAAAGATCTTTTCAAAGGATTGGAAGCTTTGACTAAAGTGTATGTATGCAAATGTGTGACATAATTTATATATAGTAACTGTCAGTGATATATAACACCAATGAAAGCTcagattaatttttttgttgttgttgtttgttgttagAGATTTGAGAGGCAATCTTTTCAGCTGTGATTGTAAGCTGAAGTGGTTAGTGGATTGGATGTATCATACAAATGCAACTGTGGATCAGATCTATTGCAATGGCCCTGAATCTTACCAGGGCAAGAAAATCAATGACCTTGTGCCGCAGTCATTTGATTGCATTACAACAGGTTGGTTATTCATCATaatgtatattcattatattcacTGCATTTACTCGACACCAAATGAAGAGTTG
The genomic region above belongs to Myxocyprinus asiaticus isolate MX2 ecotype Aquarium Trade chromosome 23, UBuf_Myxa_2, whole genome shotgun sequence and contains:
- the lgi1a gene encoding leucine-rich glioma-inactivated protein 1a isoform X3, with the translated sequence MLGGAVLVRPRLTGSVKMGFKWTVLFWLLCLLILVNGSKRRHAHCPILCTCSKDNALCANTESIPRSVPPDVISLSFVKSGFNEIPKESFIHTPALHLLLFTANTFDSINEDAFRGLPHLEYLFIENNQIKSISPFAFRGLKSLIHLSLAYNNLETLPKDLFKGLEALTKVDLRGNLFSCDCKLKWLVDWMYHTNATVDQIYCNGPESYQGKKINDLVPQSFDCITTDFSLQKSLEFQSISVEAFAFGGDQYVVFAQPFIGRCSFMEWDHVQMEFRNFDNITSWCSRLIT